The Quercus robur chromosome 7, dhQueRobu3.1, whole genome shotgun sequence genome has a segment encoding these proteins:
- the LOC126692532 gene encoding uncharacterized protein LOC126692532, translated as MRTMSALRKAAPLPSPIPTAAGSRSAANEIFTEFLDNSLQLPHLSLPHHLPRHPIPEIVDFGSLTGRDSVDRILRSAKQCGAFRINGHGISGEELRSLLREADAESVFRISEGSLNFGNREGIVWDRSNIERLDSAGKFIGTERYRNFSQNMENLATKLDNVAKQLIEIFIENAGKRFQKGINEKETVLTLYRYDHIDLLMEKNPSLPNEKNGNSCGHALSLHLPIENSQFHIQSKHGSLSFEEGPDTIVVTVGKQLEEWTLGEFECVSGEMIIVPDCQGTRPSYSVELKYSPSSINHSSDKDCKTISIIDQIILTLIMTFLYKIFVHTLS; from the exons ATGCGCACGATGAGTGCCTTACGCAAGGCGGCGCCACTTCCTTCTCCGATCCCCACTGCCGCCGGATCTCGCTCCGCCGCCAACGAGATCTTCACCGAATTCCTCGACAACTCGCTTCAACTCCCGCACCTCTCTTTGCCCCACCACCTTCCGCGTCATCCGATCCCGGAGATCGTCGATTTCGGATCTCTAACGGGCCGCGACTCGGTCGATCGGATCCTCCGCTCCGCGAAGCAGTGCGGTGCGTTTCGGATCAATGGCCACGGGATTTCCGGGGAGGAGTTAAGGTCGTTGCTGAGAGAAGCCGATGCCGAATCGGTGTTCCGAATTTCGGAGGGGAGTTTGAATTTCGGGAATCGGGAGGGGATTGTGTGGGATCGTTCTAATATTGAAAGGTTGGATTCGGCGGGAAAATTTATCGGCACCGAAAGATATCGAAATTTCAG TCAAAATATGGAGAATCTTGCGACTAAACTTGACAATGTAGCAAAACAATTGATTGAAATTTTCATAGAAAATGCAGGAAAGCGATTCCAGAAAGGAATTAATGAGAAAGAGACTGTTCTGACCTTATACAGATACGATCACATTGACCTTCTCATGGAAAAAAATCCATCTTTGCCAAATGAGAAGAATGGGAATTCATGTGGTCATGCTCTAAGCCTCCACCTTCCCATCGAGAACTCTCAATTTCATATTCAATCGAAGCATGGTTCTTTGTCTTTTGAAGAAGGCCCAGACACAATTGTTGTGACTGTTGGAAAACAGCTAGAG GAATGGACCCTGGGAGAATTCGAATGTGTTTCTGGGGAAATGATCATTGTACCAGATTGCCAAGGGACCCGACCCTCTTATTCCGTAGAGCTCAAGTATTCACCTTCAAGTATAAATCACAGTTCCGACAAAGACTGTAAGACAATTTCCATAATTGACCAGATCATCCTTACACTAATAATGACATTTCTATACAAAATTTTTGTCCATACATTGTCATGA
- the LOC126692533 gene encoding probable serine/threonine-protein kinase WNK5, whose amino-acid sequence MYKARVGGCVDGAEDQLGYVETDPSGRYGRFREILGKGAVKTVYKGFDEVLGIEVAWNRVELKEVFQTPEILQRLYSEVHLLKNLDHDSIMRFYTSWVDINRRTFNFITEMFTSGTLREYRLKYRRVDIRAVKNWSRQILRGLAYLHGHDPPVIHRDLKCDNIFINGHLGQVKIGDLGLAAILRGSQHAHSVIGTPEFMAPELYEEEYNELVDIYSFGMCLLEMLTSEYPYNECSNPAQIYKKVTSGKLPDAFYRIEDMEAQRFVGKCLETVSKRLPARELLLDPFLASEEGGLLPITRTESPKSRTVVGLAPFVSDPIRRTDMTITGTLDPEDDSIFLKVQISAEDGHARNIYFSFDVVHDTAIDVAIEMVKELEISDWEPLEIAEMIEDEISSLVPTWKDWGGTSQSHNQHSFSYEEEEEDNDSTHHPFYSSSSCSSSQACLPAFTSSYKTHNHGNNVASGNDWLQEYLFINDDASSQSSLNSFKYSNLSYYSANEDDYDSSTRRVGEPICNAKAPTCTRFCPTDMMSANHSKQYCELQFDYGRNYGSKVPQKLTRNRSLVDARSELLRRAVMEEINTRRLFKTVGAVENIGFQEPGKL is encoded by the exons ATGTACAAGGCAAGGGTAGGAGGGTGTGTTGATGGAGCTGAGGATCAGCTTGGATACGTTGAAACTGATCCATCTGGTCGATATGGACGA TTCAGGGAAATTCTTGGGAAAGGAGCAGTGAAAACAGTGTATAAAGGATTTGATGAGGTTCTTGGAATAGAGGTTGCTTGGAACCGTGTTGAGCTTAAGGAAGTGTTTCAAACACCAGAAATATTGCAGCGACTTTACTCAGAGGTTCACCTTCTCAAGAACCTTGACCATGACTCCATCATGCGATTCTACACCTCTTGGGTTGATATCAATCGTAGAACTTTCAACTTCATCACCGAAATGTTCACTTCCGGTACACTCAGAGA GTATAGGCTGAAGTATCGGCGAGTAGATATTCGAGCAGTTAAGAACTGGAGCCGCCAAATCCTACGTGGGCTTGCTTATTTGCATGGCCATGATCCTCCTGTGATTCATAGAGACCTCAAATGCGATAATATCTTCATCAATGGCCATCTTGGACAAGTCAAAATTGGTGATCTTGGCCTAGCAGCCATCCTTCGTGGCTCCCAACATGCCCACAGTGTCATAG GTACACCAGAGTTCATGGCACCAGAATTATACGAAGAGGAATACAATGAACTTGTTGACATATACTCCTTTGGCATGTGTTTGTTAGAAATGCTTACTTCTGAGTACCCCTACAACGAGTGCTCCAACCCAGCCCAAATATACAAGAAAGTTACCTCG GGAAAGCTGCCCGATGCATTTTACCGAATTGAAGACATGGAGGCTCAGAGATTTGTGGGAAAATGCTTAGAGACTGTGTCAAAAAGATTGCCAGCCCGAGAGCTTTTGTTGGACCCATTTCTAGCTTCTGAAGAAGGTGGATTGTTGCCCATCACACGTACCGAAAGTCCCAAATCAAGAACAGTGGTGGGTTTGGCACCTTTTGTTTCTGATCCAATTAGGCGCACTGATATGACTATCACTGGGACCTTGGACCCTGAAGATGATTCCATTTTCCTCAAAGTGCAAATTTCTGCGGAGGACG GTCATGCCAGGAACATATACTTTTCATTCGATGTTGTACACGACACTGCAATTGACGTAGCAATTGAGATGGTCAAAGAATTGGAAATTAGCGATTGGGAACCATTGGAGATAGCTGAGATGATAGAGGATGAGATATCTTCTTTGGTCCCAACTTGGAAGGATTGGGGGGGCACATCCCAGTCTCACAATCAGCACAGCTTTAgctatgaagaagaagaagaagacaatgaTAGTACCCACCATCCTTTCTATTCATCCTCTTCTTGCTCTTCCTCTCAAGCATGTCTCCCAGCTTTTACCTCTTCCTACAAGACCCATAATCATGGGAACAATGTAGCCTCTGGCAATGATTGGCTTCAAG AATATTTGTTTATCAATGACGATGCAAGTTCTCAGAGCTCTTTGAACTCCTTCAAATACTCAAATTTGAGTTACTACTCGGCCAATGAAGATGATTATGATTCGAGTACTAGAAGAGTAGGTGAACCCATTTGCAATGCAAAGGCTCCCACATGTACAAGATTCTGTCCTACAGATATGATGAGTGCAAATCATTCCAAACAGTACTGCGAGTTGCAGTTTGATTATGGGAGAAACTATGGCTCAAAGGTCCCACAGAAGCTAACTAGGAATCGTTCACTTGTGGATGCACGTAGCGAGTTGTTGCGCAGGGCTGTGATGGAGGAAATAAACACGAGGAGATTGTTCAAAACTGTGGGAGCTGTTGAGAACATTGGGTTTCAGGAACCAGGCAAGCTTTAA
- the LOC126692534 gene encoding uncharacterized protein LOC126692534 isoform X3, translating to MKVDRLIGKDHLFKRSIILIKAWCYYESRILGAHHGLISTYALETLVLYIFHLFHASLNGPLAVLYKFLDYFSKFDWDNYCISLTGPVRLSSLPELVAETPENDGTELLLSNDFLKGCLEMLSVPARGYDTNSRTFPPKHFNIVDPLKENNNLGRSVSKGNFYRIRSAFTYGARKLGHILSQQEANIEDEICRFFSNTLDRHGSGQRPDVQDPVPMPGHNVFGTSSSFSGTESQEDHTIHESEFAYLNSMTAEGRLGNEGLTHAGVNNVNTSGTGTSSAHAVNEPKRSSVDASGSTMLSEADGSVNGITVSEHRLVGDAKDLATSRIQDLTISNDAIKSLPSSCKDSTSSLGKAHHAPPLYFSQRVMGNGDGDGNPDRKQPEESGCTEKKDLPRLLQAPSEEKALIVHLDQYENQLVSDNDSLSPVGLKHHSPRSSPVTWSLEDLYPNYSNYWVLNGSSGNPEGLNPLSDLSGDQDSHINSLNYGRWFYHALSTAVTPVPLLFPQHHGKKPWDVIRQSVQLNRNVYSQMNTNGVVPRAPFYLNNPTILPGGVAFGMEEMPKPRGTGTYFPNTNHYRDRPLTPRGRNQAPVRSPRNNGRTTSIPESSWSERSSREPAQAQFPVYGGGKSGSSDHTSGSPGRKLYSNANGSMHPSEGVVEFGSIGHLPVEGSLPERSRQQNSGSAPAQNLSVSLLSPGIQSPKPVLGVNQDRIAQSFRLKDEEEFPPLSV from the exons ATGAAG GTTGATCGTCTGATTGGCAAAGATCATCTATTTAAACGTAGTATCATACTGATTAAGGCTTGGTGCTACTATGAGAGCCGTATTCTTGGAGCTCATCATGGCTTGATTTCTACGTATGCTTTGGAGACTTTGGTTCTATATATCTTCCATCTTTTCCATGCATCCTTAAATGGTCCTCTGGCG gttttatataaatttttggaCTACTTCAGTAAATTTGACTGGGACAACTACTGCATCAGCCTGACTGGTCCAGTCCGCTTATCGTCGTTGCCAGAACTTGTGG CTGAGACACCTGAAAATGATGGCACTGAACTGTTGCTCAGTAATGATTTTCTTAAGGGATGTTTGGAAATGTTATCAGTTCCTGCAAGGGGGTATGATACAAATTCaaggacatttcccccaaagCATTTTAACATAGTTGATCcactaaaagaaaataacaaccTTGGTCGCAGTGTGAGCAAAG GAAACTTTTACCGTATTAGGAGTGCTTTCACATATGGTGCTCGAAAGCTTGGGCATATCCTCTCCCAGCAGGAAGCAAACATAGAGGATGAAATCTGTAGGTTTTTCTCAAACACATTGGACAGGCATGGGAGTGGGCAGAGGCCTGATGTTCAAGATCCTGTCCCAATGCCTGGACACAATGTGTTTGGCACTTCATCTTCATTTTCAGGTACAGAGTCACAAGAAGATCATACAATTCATGAATCAGAATTTGCCTATTTAAATAGCATGACTGCCGAAGGTCGGTTGGGTAATGAGGGACTAACACATGCTGGAGTCAATAATGTTAACACATCAGGGACTGGTACGAGCTCTGCTCATGCTGTGAATGAACCAAAAAGAAGCTCTGTTGATGCATCAGGCTCAACCATGTTGTCAGAAGCTGATGGTTCTGTAAATGGGATTACTGTTTCAGAACATCGTCTTGTTGGGGATGCGAAAGACCTTGCTACCTCCAGAATTCAAGATCTAACAATTTCAAATGATGCAATTAAATCCCTTCCTTCAAGTTGTAAGGATAGTACATCCTCTTTGGGTAAAGCACATCATGCACctcctctctatttctctcaaAGAGTAATGGGAAATGGGGATGGGGATGGAAATCCAGATCGAAAACAGCCAGAAGAGTCTGGTTGTACTGAGAAGAAAGATTTGCCTAGGCTTCTGCAGGCACCTTCTGAGGAGAAGGCCTTGATTGTGCACTTGGACCAGTATGAGAACCAGTTGGTTAGTGATAATGACAGTCTGTCACCTGTTGGATTGAAGCACCACTCTCCACGTTCGAGTCCGGTTACTTGGTCCTTAGAAGATCTTTATCCTAATTATTCTAATTATTGGGTGTTAAATGGCAGTTCTGGAAATCCTGAAGGTTTGAACCCTTTGTCAGATCTCAGTGGGGACCAGGATAGTCACATTAATAGTTTGAATTATGGTAGGTGGTTCTATCATGCCTTGAGTACAGCTGTTACTCCTGTGCCTCTGTTGTTTCCACAGCACCATGGCAAGAAGCCATGGGATGTAATACGACAGTCTGTGCAGCTGAACAGGAATGTGTATTCCCAGATGAACACCAATGGTGTTGTACCCAGGGCACCATTCTACCTCAATAACCCAACAATATTACCTGGTGGTGTGGCATTTGGTATGGAAGAGATGCCAAAACCAAGAGGAACAGGGACATATTTTCCCAACACG AACCATTACCGGGACAGGCCCTTGACACCCAGGGGAAGAAATCAAGCACCAGTAAGGTCTCCTCGTAACAACGGCCGAACCACATCAATACCTGAGTCATCTTGGTCTGAGAGAAGCAGTCGTGAGCCGGCACAAGCACAATTTCCTGTTTATGGTGGCGGAAAGTCTGGGTCGTCAGATCACACCTCTGGTTCTCCTGGAAGGAAGTTGTACTCGAATGCCAATGGTTCAATGCATCCGTCTGAGGGAGTGGTTGAATTTGGGTCAATTGGGCATCTGCCAGTTGAGGGATCTTTGCCCGAAAGGAGCCGGCAACAAAACTCTGGCTCAGCACCTGCTCAAAACTTAAGTGTAAGCCTTCTGTCACCAGGGATACAAAGCCCAAAACCAGTGTTGGGTGTGAATCAAGATAG GATTGCACAATCATTCCGTttgaaagatgaagaagaattCCCACCTTTATCTGTCTGA
- the LOC126692534 gene encoding uncharacterized protein LOC126692534 isoform X1, protein MGDLRALSPEPPNAAVLEERLSSSSSSSSSSNQTAGIAAESLQRAEEATQGIIAQVQPTVVSENRRRAVTDYVQRLLRTLLGCEVFPFGSVPLKTYLPDGDIDLTAFGLLNGEEALASNVCSVLEREDQNRAAEFVVKDVQMIRAEVKLVKCLVQNIVVDISFNQLGGLCTLCFLEKVDRLIGKDHLFKRSIILIKAWCYYESRILGAHHGLISTYALETLVLYIFHLFHASLNGPLAVLYKFLDYFSKFDWDNYCISLTGPVRLSSLPELVAETPENDGTELLLSNDFLKGCLEMLSVPARGYDTNSRTFPPKHFNIVDPLKENNNLGRSVSKGNFYRIRSAFTYGARKLGHILSQQEANIEDEICRFFSNTLDRHGSGQRPDVQDPVPMPGHNVFGTSSSFSGTESQEDHTIHESEFAYLNSMTAEGRLGNEGLTHAGVNNVNTSGTGTSSAHAVNEPKRSSVDASGSTMLSEADGSVNGITVSEHRLVGDAKDLATSRIQDLTISNDAIKSLPSSCKDSTSSLGKAHHAPPLYFSQRVMGNGDGDGNPDRKQPEESGCTEKKDLPRLLQAPSEEKALIVHLDQYENQLVSDNDSLSPVGLKHHSPRSSPVTWSLEDLYPNYSNYWVLNGSSGNPEGLNPLSDLSGDQDSHINSLNYGRWFYHALSTAVTPVPLLFPQHHGKKPWDVIRQSVQLNRNVYSQMNTNGVVPRAPFYLNNPTILPGGVAFGMEEMPKPRGTGTYFPNTNHYRDRPLTPRGRNQAPVRSPRNNGRTTSIPESSWSERSSREPAQAQFPVYGGGKSGSSDHTSGSPGRKLYSNANGSMHPSEGVVEFGSIGHLPVEGSLPERSRQQNSGSAPAQNLSVSLLSPGIQSPKPVLGVNQDRIAQSFRLKDEEEFPPLSV, encoded by the exons aTGGGCGATCTTCGGGCTTTGTCGCCGGAGCCACCGAACGCTGCCGTATTGGAAGAACGGCTGTCGTCTTCGTCGTCCTCGTCTTCGTCTTCGAACCAAACGGCGGGAATTGCCGCGGAGTCTTTGCAGCGAGCTGAGGAGGCGACACAGGGGATCATAGCTCAGGTTCAGCCCACTGTTGTCTCTGAGAATAGGAGGAGAGCGGTTACTGATTACGTTCAAAGGCTTCTTAGAACTTTGCTTGGTTGCGAG GTATTTCCATTTGGGTCTGTACCATTGAAGACTTATCTGCCTGATGGCGATATTGATTTGACTGCCTTTGGTCTTCTAAATGGTGAGGAGGCTTTGGCTAGTAATGTTTGTTCTGTCCTTGAAAGAGAAGATCAGAACAGGGCTGCTGAGTTTGTAGTAAAGGATGTCCAAATGATTCGGGCAGAG GTTAAGCTTGTAAAATGTCTTGTACAGAACATTGTTGTTGATATTTCCTTCAACCAGTTAGGAGGGCTCTGTACTCTATGCTTTCTTGAGAAG GTTGATCGTCTGATTGGCAAAGATCATCTATTTAAACGTAGTATCATACTGATTAAGGCTTGGTGCTACTATGAGAGCCGTATTCTTGGAGCTCATCATGGCTTGATTTCTACGTATGCTTTGGAGACTTTGGTTCTATATATCTTCCATCTTTTCCATGCATCCTTAAATGGTCCTCTGGCG gttttatataaatttttggaCTACTTCAGTAAATTTGACTGGGACAACTACTGCATCAGCCTGACTGGTCCAGTCCGCTTATCGTCGTTGCCAGAACTTGTGG CTGAGACACCTGAAAATGATGGCACTGAACTGTTGCTCAGTAATGATTTTCTTAAGGGATGTTTGGAAATGTTATCAGTTCCTGCAAGGGGGTATGATACAAATTCaaggacatttcccccaaagCATTTTAACATAGTTGATCcactaaaagaaaataacaaccTTGGTCGCAGTGTGAGCAAAG GAAACTTTTACCGTATTAGGAGTGCTTTCACATATGGTGCTCGAAAGCTTGGGCATATCCTCTCCCAGCAGGAAGCAAACATAGAGGATGAAATCTGTAGGTTTTTCTCAAACACATTGGACAGGCATGGGAGTGGGCAGAGGCCTGATGTTCAAGATCCTGTCCCAATGCCTGGACACAATGTGTTTGGCACTTCATCTTCATTTTCAGGTACAGAGTCACAAGAAGATCATACAATTCATGAATCAGAATTTGCCTATTTAAATAGCATGACTGCCGAAGGTCGGTTGGGTAATGAGGGACTAACACATGCTGGAGTCAATAATGTTAACACATCAGGGACTGGTACGAGCTCTGCTCATGCTGTGAATGAACCAAAAAGAAGCTCTGTTGATGCATCAGGCTCAACCATGTTGTCAGAAGCTGATGGTTCTGTAAATGGGATTACTGTTTCAGAACATCGTCTTGTTGGGGATGCGAAAGACCTTGCTACCTCCAGAATTCAAGATCTAACAATTTCAAATGATGCAATTAAATCCCTTCCTTCAAGTTGTAAGGATAGTACATCCTCTTTGGGTAAAGCACATCATGCACctcctctctatttctctcaaAGAGTAATGGGAAATGGGGATGGGGATGGAAATCCAGATCGAAAACAGCCAGAAGAGTCTGGTTGTACTGAGAAGAAAGATTTGCCTAGGCTTCTGCAGGCACCTTCTGAGGAGAAGGCCTTGATTGTGCACTTGGACCAGTATGAGAACCAGTTGGTTAGTGATAATGACAGTCTGTCACCTGTTGGATTGAAGCACCACTCTCCACGTTCGAGTCCGGTTACTTGGTCCTTAGAAGATCTTTATCCTAATTATTCTAATTATTGGGTGTTAAATGGCAGTTCTGGAAATCCTGAAGGTTTGAACCCTTTGTCAGATCTCAGTGGGGACCAGGATAGTCACATTAATAGTTTGAATTATGGTAGGTGGTTCTATCATGCCTTGAGTACAGCTGTTACTCCTGTGCCTCTGTTGTTTCCACAGCACCATGGCAAGAAGCCATGGGATGTAATACGACAGTCTGTGCAGCTGAACAGGAATGTGTATTCCCAGATGAACACCAATGGTGTTGTACCCAGGGCACCATTCTACCTCAATAACCCAACAATATTACCTGGTGGTGTGGCATTTGGTATGGAAGAGATGCCAAAACCAAGAGGAACAGGGACATATTTTCCCAACACG AACCATTACCGGGACAGGCCCTTGACACCCAGGGGAAGAAATCAAGCACCAGTAAGGTCTCCTCGTAACAACGGCCGAACCACATCAATACCTGAGTCATCTTGGTCTGAGAGAAGCAGTCGTGAGCCGGCACAAGCACAATTTCCTGTTTATGGTGGCGGAAAGTCTGGGTCGTCAGATCACACCTCTGGTTCTCCTGGAAGGAAGTTGTACTCGAATGCCAATGGTTCAATGCATCCGTCTGAGGGAGTGGTTGAATTTGGGTCAATTGGGCATCTGCCAGTTGAGGGATCTTTGCCCGAAAGGAGCCGGCAACAAAACTCTGGCTCAGCACCTGCTCAAAACTTAAGTGTAAGCCTTCTGTCACCAGGGATACAAAGCCCAAAACCAGTGTTGGGTGTGAATCAAGATAG GATTGCACAATCATTCCGTttgaaagatgaagaagaattCCCACCTTTATCTGTCTGA
- the LOC126692534 gene encoding uncharacterized protein LOC126692534 isoform X2 — MGDLRALSPEPPNAAVLEERLSSSSSSSSSSNQTAGIAAESLQRAEEATQGIIAQVQPTVVSENRRRAVTDYVQRLLRTLLGCEVFPFGSVPLKTYLPDGDIDLTAFGLLNGEEALASNVCSVLEREDQNRAAEFVVKDVQMIRAEVKLVKCLVQNIVVDISFNQLGGLCTLCFLEKVDRLIGKDHLFKRSIILIKAWCYYESRILGAHHGLISTYALETLVLYIFHLFHASLNGPLAVLYKFLDYFSKFDWDNYCISLTGPVRLSSLPELVAETPENDGTELLLSNDFLKGCLEMLSVPARGYDTNSRTFPPKHFNIVDPLKENNNLGRSVSKGNFYRIRSAFTYGARKLGHILSQQEANIEDEICRFFSNTLDRHGSGQRPDVQDPVPMPGHNVFGTSSSFSGTGTSSAHAVNEPKRSSVDASGSTMLSEADGSVNGITVSEHRLVGDAKDLATSRIQDLTISNDAIKSLPSSCKDSTSSLGKAHHAPPLYFSQRVMGNGDGDGNPDRKQPEESGCTEKKDLPRLLQAPSEEKALIVHLDQYENQLVSDNDSLSPVGLKHHSPRSSPVTWSLEDLYPNYSNYWVLNGSSGNPEGLNPLSDLSGDQDSHINSLNYGRWFYHALSTAVTPVPLLFPQHHGKKPWDVIRQSVQLNRNVYSQMNTNGVVPRAPFYLNNPTILPGGVAFGMEEMPKPRGTGTYFPNTNHYRDRPLTPRGRNQAPVRSPRNNGRTTSIPESSWSERSSREPAQAQFPVYGGGKSGSSDHTSGSPGRKLYSNANGSMHPSEGVVEFGSIGHLPVEGSLPERSRQQNSGSAPAQNLSVSLLSPGIQSPKPVLGVNQDRIAQSFRLKDEEEFPPLSV; from the exons aTGGGCGATCTTCGGGCTTTGTCGCCGGAGCCACCGAACGCTGCCGTATTGGAAGAACGGCTGTCGTCTTCGTCGTCCTCGTCTTCGTCTTCGAACCAAACGGCGGGAATTGCCGCGGAGTCTTTGCAGCGAGCTGAGGAGGCGACACAGGGGATCATAGCTCAGGTTCAGCCCACTGTTGTCTCTGAGAATAGGAGGAGAGCGGTTACTGATTACGTTCAAAGGCTTCTTAGAACTTTGCTTGGTTGCGAG GTATTTCCATTTGGGTCTGTACCATTGAAGACTTATCTGCCTGATGGCGATATTGATTTGACTGCCTTTGGTCTTCTAAATGGTGAGGAGGCTTTGGCTAGTAATGTTTGTTCTGTCCTTGAAAGAGAAGATCAGAACAGGGCTGCTGAGTTTGTAGTAAAGGATGTCCAAATGATTCGGGCAGAG GTTAAGCTTGTAAAATGTCTTGTACAGAACATTGTTGTTGATATTTCCTTCAACCAGTTAGGAGGGCTCTGTACTCTATGCTTTCTTGAGAAG GTTGATCGTCTGATTGGCAAAGATCATCTATTTAAACGTAGTATCATACTGATTAAGGCTTGGTGCTACTATGAGAGCCGTATTCTTGGAGCTCATCATGGCTTGATTTCTACGTATGCTTTGGAGACTTTGGTTCTATATATCTTCCATCTTTTCCATGCATCCTTAAATGGTCCTCTGGCG gttttatataaatttttggaCTACTTCAGTAAATTTGACTGGGACAACTACTGCATCAGCCTGACTGGTCCAGTCCGCTTATCGTCGTTGCCAGAACTTGTGG CTGAGACACCTGAAAATGATGGCACTGAACTGTTGCTCAGTAATGATTTTCTTAAGGGATGTTTGGAAATGTTATCAGTTCCTGCAAGGGGGTATGATACAAATTCaaggacatttcccccaaagCATTTTAACATAGTTGATCcactaaaagaaaataacaaccTTGGTCGCAGTGTGAGCAAAG GAAACTTTTACCGTATTAGGAGTGCTTTCACATATGGTGCTCGAAAGCTTGGGCATATCCTCTCCCAGCAGGAAGCAAACATAGAGGATGAAATCTGTAGGTTTTTCTCAAACACATTGGACAGGCATGGGAGTGGGCAGAGGCCTGATGTTCAAGATCCTGTCCCAATGCCTGGACACAATGTGTTTGGCACTTCATCTTCATTTTCAG GGACTGGTACGAGCTCTGCTCATGCTGTGAATGAACCAAAAAGAAGCTCTGTTGATGCATCAGGCTCAACCATGTTGTCAGAAGCTGATGGTTCTGTAAATGGGATTACTGTTTCAGAACATCGTCTTGTTGGGGATGCGAAAGACCTTGCTACCTCCAGAATTCAAGATCTAACAATTTCAAATGATGCAATTAAATCCCTTCCTTCAAGTTGTAAGGATAGTACATCCTCTTTGGGTAAAGCACATCATGCACctcctctctatttctctcaaAGAGTAATGGGAAATGGGGATGGGGATGGAAATCCAGATCGAAAACAGCCAGAAGAGTCTGGTTGTACTGAGAAGAAAGATTTGCCTAGGCTTCTGCAGGCACCTTCTGAGGAGAAGGCCTTGATTGTGCACTTGGACCAGTATGAGAACCAGTTGGTTAGTGATAATGACAGTCTGTCACCTGTTGGATTGAAGCACCACTCTCCACGTTCGAGTCCGGTTACTTGGTCCTTAGAAGATCTTTATCCTAATTATTCTAATTATTGGGTGTTAAATGGCAGTTCTGGAAATCCTGAAGGTTTGAACCCTTTGTCAGATCTCAGTGGGGACCAGGATAGTCACATTAATAGTTTGAATTATGGTAGGTGGTTCTATCATGCCTTGAGTACAGCTGTTACTCCTGTGCCTCTGTTGTTTCCACAGCACCATGGCAAGAAGCCATGGGATGTAATACGACAGTCTGTGCAGCTGAACAGGAATGTGTATTCCCAGATGAACACCAATGGTGTTGTACCCAGGGCACCATTCTACCTCAATAACCCAACAATATTACCTGGTGGTGTGGCATTTGGTATGGAAGAGATGCCAAAACCAAGAGGAACAGGGACATATTTTCCCAACACG AACCATTACCGGGACAGGCCCTTGACACCCAGGGGAAGAAATCAAGCACCAGTAAGGTCTCCTCGTAACAACGGCCGAACCACATCAATACCTGAGTCATCTTGGTCTGAGAGAAGCAGTCGTGAGCCGGCACAAGCACAATTTCCTGTTTATGGTGGCGGAAAGTCTGGGTCGTCAGATCACACCTCTGGTTCTCCTGGAAGGAAGTTGTACTCGAATGCCAATGGTTCAATGCATCCGTCTGAGGGAGTGGTTGAATTTGGGTCAATTGGGCATCTGCCAGTTGAGGGATCTTTGCCCGAAAGGAGCCGGCAACAAAACTCTGGCTCAGCACCTGCTCAAAACTTAAGTGTAAGCCTTCTGTCACCAGGGATACAAAGCCCAAAACCAGTGTTGGGTGTGAATCAAGATAG GATTGCACAATCATTCCGTttgaaagatgaagaagaattCCCACCTTTATCTGTCTGA